atttttttttttcttttcttttggcagCTCtaagtgtgtatatgtatgtttgtgtcgGGGAATGGTGGGAGGGGGGCTGCAGTCCATGATATGGTGTTCTtggaattgatttgatttgatttgatttgatttgatttatttgatttgatttgatttatttccgcATTCAATCAGACataaattgaatacaaattaaaaaaacacacaaagacaaagaatagtatgtgcttttttttatgtgcagtGAAAtgaatcgataacagtacacaaTTAGATACACACAAGCAATTGCATTGAGCAGTatacatacacagaaacataaaataaaatgttactttttttcagtaaataacagagataattgaatgcaggtgACTGCCAtcgtaagcgattaagcttgaaatggatggtgCCTCATAAAAGGACTTGGAGGAGAAGATGATTAATTGTAGTAGGGATTGTAGTAAGAATTATATGGTGTGACTTCTTTTTAGATAGGATAGATCAAGATTTGTTTCGCTTGGGAGGGGTTTGAGAGGACTTTTATGAGAGATTTCATTCTTGAGTTGTATAATGTATTCTTGTACATAATATTCTCTTGTAAGTGAAATATGAGTTATGTTTACGCTTCCACAATCAAGTGGACCGTGGTCTCATGTGTCGAAATACTCAAGTGGAATGTACCGATAATGCAATTTATAATAAGTATTGTTTCGATGGTATTGTTTAGTTAGTTTGACTTCGATTGATTTACTATCAGTGTCGATGTTAAAGTGCGGGATTTAGGTAAATACTGCAATATTGCAGTcaattttacaaaatgatgtTGATATTGCTTTGTATCCAGAATGCGTTGTTTCTTTATGTATGATTTgcgaatgaaatcaataaagatCGAGGGAAAATGCATTAATAATGTGATCTCAAGTGCACTTTTTTACATTATAGATACGCTGAACGTATActtctagtttgtttgtttttataaataGTACAAGACGGCATGTCATCGGTCATGTTACATGAAATCTTATTTGTTCTTCACTATTCACTTCCTTTCATGTATATTACGGAATTCCCCGTACTTCAGGATCGAGCACtaataacaaaaacattgaTCTTCAAGCGGCGCAGAGTTTCCGCTCTATAAACACATCAGTCATGACCACTGATGTTCTAATGTGACTGGTTGCTTTGTTTGATTGACGTattccttttgttgttgttttttattcctTATACAGTCTTATCATCTTCATGGTCGGCGCGGCTCTGGCCAACTCTGTGGCCATCTGCATCACTCTGCGCACGCCCAGTTTGAGAAGCCACGCCCACAACCTGCTCATCCTCAACCTGAACGTTGCGGACCTCGGGATATCCCTCTTCACCATGCCTTTCTCGCTGGCCTCAGTCTTCGACAGGGGGTGCTTTCTCAGCTCTCAAGGTGCCGCGTGCAAAGTTAGTGGTATACGAAGAACACAAAAACTTTGGTCAGCCCCACCCCTAACCCCGCCCCCTCCCTCCTTGTCTTGCTGCCAAACTTTCGAAAATGCCCCTTCCCACAACGAAATCTCAGTTTGAATGATAAAGAAGTGCTATGATCAACAATCCAAGTAACGGACTATTACCATGATTAACGTCAAAGTTGTCACCCTAGTTTTGCCTTTATAACAAAGTTATTTATATACCTCGAAAGAAATGCAGCGAAGATTTAAAGTAAACAAAACTTTTGTAAGTTTAGATCTCTTCAACTAATTGTCcgattttgtcttttttttgtgtgtgtgtgtgtgtgtgttttttttctcaagcTTTCACCGAATGCAAATGGAATGTGTCATGGACTTTCATGCAAGCCGCTGCACGCATCACCTTTGTCAATGTAATTGGATAACATGATATGTTGGGGAAACTTTCGTTGCAATCATATctgtatgtgactgtgcatgATCAGAGACTGCTCGGTGTGAGCCATGGAGCTTGTACCAGCATAAAAGACCGCTGGCGTGAGAGACAAATATCAAAACCATGTATTGTGTGAAATACAAGAGGTGTTGTTATCCAGTGAAAGTGGTGAAATAGGATGATGCGTTACTCTTCTCACTATCATCTGACAACTAATGCGGTGCGCATTGTGtgaaacattttttgttgttgctatcatttccaaaaaaacacttatgtgctttcttgttttgttttgctttgtttttcttctagtTTTGCCGTCTTTTATTTCGGTTCGTTTTGTTATGCTTTGCCGAACCGCATCGACGAAAATACGACAAGATAAGTGATAGAGCAAAACATGGTATTATGAGAAATGTACACATCTATATGCCAAGATTCGTCAACTCGGGACAAGAATAACAGAATGCAGAGAACCCATCGAAAGCACTTTGGAATCGTTTTGATGTCTCTGTCGCTTTTGTTCTCGAAATATCTTCAAaaaggaagcaaagaaaattgaATGCACTAAAGTACTCTGCTCTTTCACTATATAAGTGAACGTACGATTTATTACTCACACAGTCTACTTATTTAAAGTGTTATcgacagtcaaacctgtctatagccgccacccaagggagacgaaaaaatGGCCgatatagacaggtggccgttATTGACAGGGTCAtgaacatggcttttctctcgggggttTGGAGTTGTTTTTAGCGGTCGTatacggcaggtggccgctaaggcaggctGAGTTGACTGTATTTGGAATCAATTCTTCGAGCAAAAATTAAATAATCATTACACAGTAAAGAATGGAACCCTTTCGAGTTTACGTTGGCTTGGCAAATCAACGTAACCTCAAAGAAAACCGAATAGTTGAGGTGTCATGGAAGTTGGACATATAACAGGATAAGAAAGGTGTGGGATTTTCAAAGTGTCACATTGTTTTCACGAAAGAGTGACGTCATGCTGTGACTACCATTTTGCTCAAAGGAAGTCACGTAGTCTAATGTATGCAAAGCGCCTCACAATTATTCACTTTTAAAACTATGCATGAAGTTGCCATAGAAATCTTGTTTGTTGATATTTCATAACCACAAACCCCGTAATTGCCAGATGGTCGATTTGCTCTCTGTATTTTATCAGAAACAGGAATATTCAGTGAATACAAAAAGGTACTTTTCGTATAAATCAGCGGAAGACTTTTGAGGCGATAATAATTATGGTTACCACGTTTAGTTTGCATAATATAGTCGTCCCTATAGTATCGTTTTTCGAGAACAAAGCCTCTTACAATTTGTTCATTGCCAATCTAGATTAATGGTTTCTGGGGGTTTTTTTCACTCTGTTTCTCAAAGTCAGTTTGAACATGGAGTTACAATATATTTTTTATCTAATCCCGTTCAATGCGAGATTTGGAGAGCTCGGTACAACCTTGTAAAAAAAGAACCAGCTGGATTCCTCGTGTGTAATGGGTTAATTTTGATATTGGTATCACCAGTGCAACCACTTACCTTGTCATGCCATCCTTGCTCTTGTAGTTGATGAGGACGATGAGGTACTATTTCTAGATATTTGCTACCACCTCTTGATGGATGGAAATGACTAAACCATAACAATACTTGCACGCATGCCATATCAAGTTTACTTTACCAATGCTATTCATACCCTCAGATTTTGCTGCTAATTTGCGCCTTCTTTTGTtactttgatttgattgattgattgattgattgattgattgattttatttctgcctttttccaaatcacacacaacaaaataatacacataTTTAGAAATTAACGTTACACGACATTTAAGCAAGCATATACTGTCTTGCAAATCAATTCAaggtacatatacacacacactatgaacatgacagtattcgatgtataagacgtgtagcatatcattcacacaaaaaaaaagttcggaGGCGAATCGTTAAATCAACACTTGTAGAGTATGTAAATAATAATTGATTATTCATTCGGAGTATATCACGTCGTTTCATTAAacgaattttagaaaaaaaagaatataacagaggggatttgaataaattgatttttaaaattcaatatttcttggttattataataacagaaaagcaggagaccgcgatCACTATACCAAGcagcagcttgacatggatcgagacttaaaatcgatttacatatctgtataacggacgtgtctacaaaaatagaatcaatagtcaaatccaaaatattgtaataatttatgaaatcaaaagtaaagggggaattcaaaatagttttCGTTTATTTGTTATCAATAGGCATTTTTTACCATAATACTGTGCTGAGGtgtgtgctgtgctgtgctgtgctgtgctgtgctgtgctgagcTGCGCATGcgatgaaatacaattttgttaatttaatgTTTGGGTATATATACCTGATTAAATTGATTCTGGTTTATATTCTTTGTGTCACATGTATGTCTTCTACATACTTCTGTATACAATATCAACAATTTTGATGCGCATTTAAGTACTAAAACTAATACTATATCAATATAAACTGTTTGTGAGTGAAcgtaaaaaaacccaaaacttCTTATCACTCATACATCATTATATTTCGATAAAAGATATTTTATCATAAGTGCCTTAAAAGAATGTAATTTGGTGGTTGTCTTAATTTGCTcggggagattattccaaacgtCAGGTCCATGATGTCTAATTGACTTGTGAGCTATCATTAACTTGGGATTGTGGAGGTGATAATCTTTAGAATGTCGAGTTGGGTAAGCGTGGACGGTGGAGTTCACAGTGAATAGGTCGTGGAACGAGGATGGGAGGGTGTTggatttgtatttgtacatgaatattgcgctttgtaatgcatgaatatcatggattttcaaagttttcaatttaaaaaataatggttAAGAATTTGcaagataatgtgagttggtacaaATGCGGAGTGCTCTTTTTTGGAGAAGATGAACTGACTGAATTTTTGTCTTGTTAGAATTTGCCCATAccatattgcagtatgtgatgtaTGGTAAAATCAGTGCAtcatataaaataaaaagagacttttctatcaaaaaatcTTTCAGTTTGAACAATATACCTATGTTTCTTGATACAATATTACTTATATTATTTACAGGTTCATTCCAGGTAAGATTAGCGTCAATAATTACTCCAAGAAATTTAGTAGACTTTTTTTCCACAAGGGGTAACCCATCAATATATAAATTACATTCAATATCAGAAGAATGAACGTTTTTGAAATGTATAAAAttagttttatcaatatttaaagataatttattgcatttgaaCCAGGAAGAAACTTTACCTAATTCAAAATTAAGTGTGTGGATAAGTATCTGTGGATCTTTatgtgaataaaatatatttgtatcatctgcaaacaaaatgtaagttaATATTGGTTTAAACATTAactatatcattaacataaataagaaataacagagGGCCTAAGATAGACCCTTGTGGTACTCCACAATTGATTTTTAACCTCCTGGAGGAACATGAATCAAATTCAATATATTGCTCACGGTTAGATAAATAATCGGTGAACCATAGAAGAGGTATTCCTCGAACTccaaaatgttttaatttgcgGATAAGAATTTTGTGATCAATAGTATCACATGCCTTACTcaggtccataaaaactccaacAATATGTTCCTTATTAATAAAAGCTTCAATTATCTTATCACAAAGTTGAGTAATAGCGTAATCTGTGGAATGGTTTTTCCTAAATCCGAATTGATTCGGAAtaagaatttcatttttatttaaaaaagtaAATAGTCTTTTATAAACAATTTTCTCTATAATTTTTGATCTGCTTGGGAGAAGGGATATTGGGCGGTAGTTTTGTGTGTGATCGTCTTTTTTATGGATGGGAATCACTTTTGCGATTTTCAGTGAGTTTGGGCAGCGGCCAGAACTGAGAGATATATTGAATATGTGTACTAGTGGGGTGCGATAAAATGAATAATCTGTTTAAGGAGATAAACACTTAAACCATCACAACCCGAAGACTTACTAAATTTAAGGTCTTTAACAATGTTAACTATTTCATGGTATGAAgttggtgagaaaaaaaagagaaatatcaaatgattcagaaaaatactgtataaaaTCAATATCGGTTTCATTTATGGAAGATGCTAAATTTGATCCTATATTGATAAAATACTCATTAAAAGAATTAGCAATATCACTTGGGTCCGTAATTTCATATccattttcaataattttagaaCAAATAACTTTTTTATTTCCCAAAAGATCCTTAAGTATCTTCCAAATTGAGTTTGTATTGGATCCTTTagattcaatattttttgaataatAAAATTTACGTGACAATCGTATAATATTTGTTAATATATTTCTGTACTTTTTATATCTATTAAAATCAGCATCTAATCGCGTGTGTAACGCTTTCTTATATAAATCATTGCGTGTTTTTATCGATAACAAAATACCCTTAGTAATCCATGGTCTGCGAGgctttctcttattttttctcttttgtacaAGGGGTATATTCCtgttatacaaaaaaaaagaaacttattTATAGATAATTCATATGAGCTGTTAACATCGGATTCACCGAAAACATCATCCCAAAGCTCAACTGCCAAATCAGCAATTAGtctatcaatattttgttgtgtttCTCTTCTAATATATTCACGTTTATACTTATTCCTGATACTATCCTGTATCCTTTTATGTTCATCGTCGTAATAGTTAACACGTGCGTCATCAATTGTCCCATCGCCATCataaaaacagtgaaaataaagtttgtactgaattgaattgaatcaaaacaCCACCACTATTCTCATTACATCTGCACCATCAAATTTAAATTGACAatattgtatacctgtatgtatagtatgtgtacgtatataggcctattgtttgttggtttattgtcttattattttttgtgatactgttgtaacgtgacacaatatgtactctgttctatgtatagcgccttgagtatcttttttaggtagaaatgtgcgctttataagagtctcactattattattattattattattattatcaccgtCCGCTACCATGATCGTAGCCGTTTCACCGGCTCCATTTGCGCTGGTCATGCTGGTagtgaggtggggggggggggggaatggttgCTCCGTTAGTGACAAGTGTCCTAGTTGGTGTGAGACAAGAAGAGGACATCCTTTTGCCTCTTTATTGTCATTTGAGCTAACCGAAACGTATTATGTCGCAATATAATTTGATTGACTTTACGAGACTATACTGCTGgtcatacattttgatatagtGTATTCTTTGTTGAGTGTATGCCTGAGTACATCCTCACTAGCACGTGCACGCAATTAGCACCACATGCACTTTGCTACACTCTAGTATCACTCTCTATGCCACTGCATATCGAATGAGACTGGTCATTTCTTCAAGCATTGTTTATCATCATGGTGGCCATCTGCATTTTGTAGCTGTTATGTATACCGAtatctacataattattttaCCTCGTAATGCAAGATCATGTAAAAATCTATTCATATACCTTTGTTATGAGCTGttgtttgtcatttctttactttGCTGCCGTTATTGAACtttaattcaatattttgttgtaaaaCATCGATTAGGCCAAACATTAGCAAACAGAAAGTGCAGAAATGGCCTCTtgaaataaggaattaaaatCAACAAACCTAACCCAAAAAACGacatctgtttctttttctttgtacagGCAAACGGTTTTCTCACCCTCCTCTTTACAATCGTCGTACCAATGTCCATCCTCGCGATTTGCGTCGAGCGGTTCCTGGCTGTCGTTCTGTCCCAGCGGTTCCCGCCCTCGAAGCGACGGGTGTTCGTCTTCATCGCCTTCTCCTGGTCATCGTCGCTGCTGTTGGGGCTGATGCCGTTGACGGGGGCGACGTCGATGTATCACTATCACGCCAGCACCTTTCACTGTTCACCTTCCTGGGACGATCCGCTCTTCAGAGTCTTTGGGATGTTCACCCTGGTCGTGCTGACACCGGGCCTAATATTGTTTTACATCGCCATCGTCTTCTACCTAAGGAAAGTCGGCTTGCGTCTCAAGCGGACGAGGCGGGCGGCCGTGAACGGAGATGATCGTCCGACTGGATTGTCGAACTCGGCGATACAGCGGCAGTCCAACGTCCCTGCCGAGGCCGCCGAGAGCGACGCGAACGATCCGTCGAGCATCAGCAGGGAGCACACGACGGGAGCGTACTCCATGGCGTCGAAGAAGGCGAATGACGACGAAAGTACGACTaagaggaaaaagaggaaagtaTCTCGACAACACAGCTTCAGCGCCCAAATAAAACAGTGGAAAGTTGAGACAAGGGTTGCAGCTGTCGGTTAGTGTAAAAGATATTCATTTTGATCgtttttttctgttgattttgatctcaatttatttccactttgtgttACCAAGAATAGATAA
The DNA window shown above is from Diadema setosum chromosome 22, eeDiaSeto1, whole genome shotgun sequence and carries:
- the LOC140245107 gene encoding uncharacterized protein, encoding MPSPLAMICNGTQNATSPAIVAVEASSLIIFMVGAALANSVAICITLRTPSLRSHAHNLLILNLNVADLGISLFTMPFSLASVFDRGCFLSSQGAACKANGFLTLLFTIVVPMSILAICVERFLAVVLSQRFPPSKRRVFVFIAFSWSSSLLLGLMPLTGATSMYHYHASTFHCSPSWDDPLFRVFGMFTLVVLTPGLILFYIAIVFYLRKVGLRLKRTRRAAVNGDDRPTGLSNSAIQRQSNVPAEAAESDANDPSSISREHTTGAYSMASKKANDDESTTKRKKRKVSRQHSFSAQIKQWKVETRVAAVGAVLVMALIFCWMPYMLVHLGFIAVGEGHWFGVTTMWLAFANSLLDPMIYTFMDRRARAQLKKYVRRGRNSFRAKTTWRPS